Proteins encoded together in one Oncorhynchus mykiss isolate Arlee chromosome 7, USDA_OmykA_1.1, whole genome shotgun sequence window:
- the LOC110527809 gene encoding hyaluronidase-2, which yields MLYWTALPDWKVLLLVTLLWDYLCAEELKPTRWPLYPQKPLVMAWNAPTEDCGPRHGIHFQLEQFQIVASPSKGFVRQNLTIFYKDRLGLYPYYKEHDGAVMNGGLPQVASLTQHLEKMPEGIQYYIREAGAKGLAVIDWEEWRPLWIRNWDVKNVYRNQSRQLVAQKNPAWPAERVAKVAQQEFEMSARKFMLETLRLAKSLRPNQLWGFYLFPDCYNHDYRNTLENYTGRCPDVEVARNEMLKWLWMESTALFPSVYMGTVLRSSPSGRQFVRNRVKEGMRLASGGDGLARPVFVYARPTYSNVLELLTETDLVSTIGESVALGAAGIILWGDHAYASSKASCSSLNEYLRGPLGRYLLNVTTAAELCSQTLCDSLGRCLRKHPDTDAYLHLSTRTHRIEPLANGKLKVQGQLGEDDILGFQREFQCQCYSGYQGEGCGQRDPQQQRGVAAPIMASWVHCLLLLLITLLL from the exons ATGTTGTACTGGACTGCACTGCCTGATTGGAAAGTATTGCTGTTGGTGACACTTCTATGGGACTACCTCTGTGCTGAGGAACTGAAACCCACGAGATGGCCACTGTATCCCCAAAAGCCTCTGGTCATGGCCTGGAATGCTCCGACGGAGGACTGCGGCCCGCGGCACGGTATTCACTTTCAGCTGGAGCAGTTCCAGATTGTGGCATCGCCCAGCAAGGGCTTTGTCCGCCAAAACCTCACCATCTTTTACAAGGACCGCTTGGGGTTGTACCCCTATTATAAGGAGCACGATGGTGCTGTCATGAACGGTGGGCTCCCGCAGGTTGCCAGTCTCACTCAGCACCTGGAGAAGATGCCGGAGGGTATTCAGTATTACATACGCGAAGCAGGGGCCAAGGGACTGGCAGTTATTGACTGGGAGGAGTGGAGACCACTGTGGATCCGCAACTGGGACGTCAAGAATGTGTACCGCAACCAGTCAAGGCAGCTGGTGGCCCAGAAGAACCCAGCCTGGCCCGCAGAGCGTGTGGCTAAGGTGGCCCAGCAGGAGTTTGAGATGTCAGCCCGGAAGTTCATGCTGGAGACCCTGAGGCTGGCTAAGAGCCTGCGGCCCAACCAGCTGTGGGGGTTCTACTTGTTCCCAGACTGCTACAACCACGACTACAGGAACACTCTGGAGAACTACACGGGCCGCTGCCCTGACGTGGAGGTGGCCCGGAATGAAATGCTCAAATGGCTGTGGATGGAGAGCACAGCCCTCTTCCCCTCGGTCTACATGGGCACGGTGCTGCGCTCTTCGCCCTCGGGGCGGCAGTTTGTCCGGAACCGGGTGAAGGAGGGGATGCGTCTGGCGTCAGGGGGAGACGGGCTGGCACGTCCTGTCTTTGTGTACGCCCGGCCCACCTATTCCAACGTACTGGAGCTGCTCACAGAG ACGGACCTGGTCTCCACCATCGGGGAGAGTGTGGCTCTTGGGGCCGCAGGCATCATCCTCTGGGGAGATCACGcttatgccagcagcaag GCCAGTTGCTCTAGTCTGAATGAGTACCTACGGGGTCCGCTGGGCCGGTACCTGCTCAACGTTACCACGGCAGCAGAGCTGTGCAGCCAGACGCTGTGCGATTCCCTTGGACGCTGCCTGCGTAAACACCCTGACACTGATGCCTACCTGCACCTCAGCACCCGCACCCACAGAATAGAGCCCCTAGCAAATGGAAAACTCAAGGTTCAAGGTCAGCTTGGGGAAGACGACATATTGGGCTTTCAGAGGGAGTTTCAGTGCCAGTGCTATAGTGGCTACCAGGGAGAGGGCTGTGGCCAGAGAGACCCCCAACAACAACGAGGCGTCGCAGCTCCAATCATGGCGTCATGGGTGCACTGTTTGCTCCTGCTACTCATCACACTCCTGCTCTGA
- the LOC110527812 gene encoding tumor suppressor candidate 2, whose protein sequence is MGGSGSKVKGAWPFAGSGAGGDSGSEGQEDHSVARLKGTRKATPFIFTRRSSLYYDEDGDLAHEFYEETVVTKNGRKRSKLKRIQKNLIPQGIVKLNHPRIHVDFPVILFEV, encoded by the exons ATGGGAGGCAGTGGATCCAAGGTGAAAGGTGCTTGGCCATTTGCTGGTTCGGGAGCTGGAGGAGATTCGGGCAGTGAGGGGCAAGAAGATCACTCTGTTGCCCGGCTCAAAGGGACCAGAAAAGCAACCCCATTTATTTTCACAAGGAGGAG CTCTCTCTACTATGATGAGGATGGGGACCTGGCTCATGAGTTCTATGAAGAGACTGTAGTGACAAAAAATGGCCGGAAGAGGTCCAAGCTGAAGAGGATTCAGAAGAACCTCATACCTCAG GGAATTGTGAAGCTAAACCACCCCCGGATCCATGTAGATTTCCCTGTCATCCTCTTTGAGGTGTGA